From Vigna unguiculata cultivar IT97K-499-35 chromosome 5, ASM411807v1, whole genome shotgun sequence, the proteins below share one genomic window:
- the LOC114185180 gene encoding protein FAR1-RELATED SEQUENCE 4, translating into MDSSVVVGSSISEPHHDMEFESHEAAYAFYKEYAKSAGFGTAKLSSRRSRASKEFIDAKFSCIRYGNKQQSDDAINPRPSPKIGCKASMHVKRRQDGKWYVYSFVKEHNHELLPAQAHFFRSHRSSDPLGNDVRVRRRKTSNAVSKLFSAYQNVDCLENFVKHQHDKGRSLVLEAGHAQLLLELFMHMQEENPKFFYAVDLNEEHRLRNVFWVDAKGLEDFTYFSDVVSFDTTYFTSKYKIPLVFFLGVNHHIQPTLLGCALIADETIFTYAWLLQTWLIAMGERAPQVLLTDQNDAIKAAVANLLPGTRHCFCLWHILEKIPKQLQILGAWHDSFMEKFNKCIYKSWNEEQFEKRWWKLVDSFSLGDVEWVRSLYDDRTYWVPTFMKDISFAGLSTSSRSESLNSLLDNSIHVDSSLREFIEQYRVILEDRHEEEAKANFDAWHETPDLKSPSPFEKQMLLVYTHEIFRKFQVEVLGAAACHLKKESDGVTTTYTVKDFENNQNYLVEWNTSSSDICCSCRLFEYKGYLCRHAIVVLQMSGVFSIPPKYILKRWTNAAMSRHPIGEKLEEIQSKVRRFNDLCRRAIILGEEGSLSQESYYMALGAISEALKQCVNFSNPVESGMRPDASGTHVVCNVEEEYQSIITSNNKAPDPKLNVGKKAVRTGVAFRSQGSIENSGGDKGKVSLVEAGSGKDGFQHMELTDPRSQGVMPMQFHNVVPSLFHNVSAPFHTAPSPHMHENP; encoded by the exons ATGGATTCTTCTGTCGTTGTGGGAAGCTCAATTTCCGAGCCTCATCATGATATGGAGTTTGAATCTCATGAAGCTGCATATGCATTTTACAAAGAATATGCTAAGTCTGCAGGGTTTGGCACTGCTAAGCTGAGCAGCCGGCGATCTAGGGCATCCAAAGAATTTATTGATGCCAAATTTTCATGTATAAGATATGGTAATAAGCAGCAATCTGATGATGCAATTAATCCACGCCCTTCTCCAAAAATTGGTTGTAAAGCAAGCATGCATGTAAAGAGAAGGCAAGATGGTAAATGGTATGTCTACAGCTTCGTGAAGGAGCATAATCACGAACTTTTACCAGCTCAAGCTCATTTTTTCCGGAGTCACAGGAGTTCTGATCCACTAGGTAATGACGTTCGAGTGCGTAGGCGGAAAACCTCAAATGCGGTTTCTAAATTATTTAGTGCATATCAGAATGTTGATTGCTTAGAGAACTTTGTGAAACATCAACACGATAAAGGACGGAGTTTGGTTCTAGAAGCAGGACATGCACAATTACTTCTTGAGCTCTTTATGCACATGCAAGAAGAGAACCCAAAATTCTTCTATGCAGTTGATTTGAATGAAGAACATCGACTAAGAAATGTGTTCTGGGTTGATGCCAAAGGCTTGGAAGATTTTACGTACTTTTCTGATGTTGTCTCTTTTGACACAACATATTTTACTAGCAAATATAAAATACCGTTGGTATTTTTCCTTGGAGTAAACCATCACATTCAACCAACATTgcttggttgtgcattgattgcTGACGAGACAATATTTACCTATGCTTGGTTACTGCAAACATGGCTGATAGCAATGGGGGAGCGAGCACCACAAGTGCTTCTGACTGACCAAAATGACGCTATTAAAGCAGCTGTTGCCAATTTGCTTCCAGGAACACgccattgtttttgtttgtggcATATTTTGGAAAAGATACCAAAACAACTACAAATTTTAGGCGCATGGCATGATAGCTTTATggaaaaatttaacaaatgtatATACAAATCATGGAATGAGGAGCAATTTGAAAAGAGATGGTGGAAGTTGGTTGACAGCTTTAGCCTTGGAGATGTTGAATGGGTTCGATCCTTATATGATGACCGCACATATTGGGTGCCAACATTTATGAAAGATATTTCCTTTGCTGGCTTGTCTACTAGTTCTCGTTCTGAAAGTTTAAATTCATTGCTTGACAACTCTATCCATGTTGATTCTTCTTTGAGAGAATTTATAGAACAATATAGAGTGATTCTTGAAGATAGGCATGAAGAGGAAGCCAAAGCAAATTTTGATGCCTGGCATGAAACACCTGACCTGAAGTCTCCTTCCccttttgaaaaacaaatgcTGTTAGTTTATACACATGAAATTTTTAGAAAGTTCCAGGTTGAGGTGTTGGGTGCAGCTGCTTGCCATCTTAAGAAAGAAAGTGACGGCGTGACTACTACTTATACCGTGAAAGATTTTGAAAACAATCAAAACTATTTGGTAGAATGGAACACGTCCAGCTCAGATATATGCTGTTCATGTCGTTTGTTTGAATATAAAGGTTATCTCTGCAGACATGCTATTGTTGTTCTGCAAATGTCTGGTGTTTTCAGCATTCCACCaaagtatatattaaaaagatggACAAATGCTGCTATGAGCAGGCATCCTATCGGTGAAAAGTTGGAAGAGATTCAATCAAAGGTGCGGCGATTCAATGATTTGTGTAGGCGGGCCATAATATTAGGCGAAGAAGGTTCTTTATCACAGGAAAGTTACTACATGGCCTTAGGTGCCATCAGTGAGGCACTAAAACAATGTGTAAATTTTAGCAACCCTGTTGAGAGTGGTATGAGACCTGATGCCTCAGGTACCCATGTTGTTTGTAATGTTGAAGAAGAATATCAATCTATTATTACATCTAACAATAAAGCCCCTGATCCGAAACTGAATGTGGGAAAGAAAGCTGTGAGAACTGGTGTAGCTTTTAGGAGTCAAGGAAGTATTGAAAACAGTGGAGGCGATAAAGGAAAG GTATCTCTCGTCGAAGCAGGTAGTGGGAAAGATGGTTTTCAACATATG GAACTTACTGATCCGAGATCACAGGGTGTCATGCCAATGCAGTTTCACAACGTGGTACCTTCTCTGTTCCATAATGTTTCGGCCCCATTTCACACTGCACCTTCACCTCATATGCATGAGAATCCTTAG
- the LOC114185809 gene encoding uncharacterized protein LOC114185809 isoform X1, with the protein MDAAANGDGAPSHPLFVSVTGVSASRRRLSASFVERSRPVSSEKPMAWLSLQGRLLNADEASSARTIGGGLSAEQALAWNLFPPIHRFLVVAVIGAAVARSRKDLRICHLEKSVELRDQVLSSMQQKLDTLCELVNNSKEYSATKKSCDKDVELQLNETFGTEKVKPVDCGCWHCEQHSAFFNDGASVARNSGANEVLQYKTPFPNEDQEERRMSDMSDWASSVTSSADIQLNNLAVEQDIYNLRKDCEEKDITIKELTTVLNSNEVANYKRIAELEDIIRRKNTTITKLKKDMSVLEQKVVQLTRLRRPSYSPSGSNDSPLPRIMIDNLLYDMESTTSSSSSDSDSSSVVKESNLSAEIVSKQDSASKIDQKLTPRKISSSSAYYSSVQKQLSARGDLKKTRRRSLNGDKSTTAHKRWV; encoded by the exons ATGGACGCAGCTGCTAACGGTGACGGAGCTCCGTCTCATCCGTTGTTCGTGTCCGTGACCGGAGTCTCCGCCTCTCGCCGCCGCCTCTCCGCAAGCTTCGTGGAGCGGAGCCGCCCTGTCTCGTCGGAGAAGCCGATGGCGTGGTTATCGCTCCAGGGACGGCTCCTTAACGCCGACGAGGCCAGCTCGGCGAGAACCATTGGCGGCGGCTTAAGCGCCGAACAAGCCCTCGCTTGGAACCTCTTCCCTCCAATCCATAGGTTCCTCGTAGTCGCCGTCATTGGCGCCGCCGTTGCACGCTCCCGGAAAGACCTTCGCATATGTCACCTGGAAAAATCCGTTGAACTAAGG GACCAGGTGCTGTCTAGCATGCAGCAGAAGCTTGACACTCTTTGCGAGTTGGTTAACAATTCTAAAGAATACTCAGCAACGAAAAAGTCGTGTGACAAGGATGTGGAATTGCAATTGAATGAGACTTTTGGAACCGAGAAAGTTAAGCCTGTTGATTGCGGTTGTTGGCACTGTGAACAGCACTCTGCTTTCTTTAATGAT GGTGCCTCAGTTGCTAGAAATTCCGGTGCAAATGAGGTGCTGCAATATAAGACTCCCTTCCCTAATGAGGATCAAGAAGAACGAAGGATGTCTGACATGTCAGATTGGGCGTCAAGTGTTACATCTTCTGCTGATATCCAG TTAAACAATTTGGCTGTAGAACAAGATATTTATAATCTTAGGAAAGATTGTGAAGAGAAGGATATCACAATAAAGGAGCTTACAACGGTGTTAAACTCTAACGAGGTTGCTAATTACAAG AGGATTGCTGAATTAGAAGACATTATACGGAGGAAAAATACAACAAtcacaaaattaaagaaagacATGTCAGTTCTTGAACAAAAG GTTGTGCAGCTTACAAGACTTCGTCGACCCTCCTATTCTCCTAGTGGCTCAAATGATAGTCCGTTGCCGCGTATTATGATAGATAACCTTCTTTATGACATGGAGAGCACCACTAGCTCCTCGTCTTCTGATTCAGATAGTTCCTCTGTTGTCAAAGAATCAAATCTTTCCGCTGAAATTGTCTCGAAACAAGATTCTGCCTCCAAAATTGATCAGAAACTTACACCAAGAAAAATATCCAGCTCATCAG CTTATTATTCTTCAGTCCAAAAGCAATTGTCAGCTCGTGGAGACTTGAAAAAGACTAGAAGACGATCTCTTAATGGAGACAAGAGTACGACTGCACACAAGAGATGGGTATAA
- the LOC114185809 gene encoding uncharacterized protein LOC114185809 isoform X2 — MDAAANGDGAPSHPLFVSVTGVSASRRRLSASFVERSRPVSSEKPMAWLSLQGRLLNADEASSARTIGGGLSAEQALAWNLFPPIHRFLVVAVIGAAVARSRKDLRICHLEKSVELRDQVLSSMQQKLDTLCELVNNSKEYSATKKSCDKDVELQLNETFGTEKVKPVDCGCWHCEQHSAFFNDGASVARNSGANEVLQYKTPFPNEDQEERRMSDMSDWASSVTSSADIQLNNLAVEQDIYNLRKDCEEKDITIKELTTVLNSNEVANYKRIAELEDIIRRKNTTITKLKKDMSVLEQKVVQLTRLRRPSYSPSGSNDSPLPRIMIDNLLYDMESTTSSSSSDSDSSSVVKESNLSAEIVSKQDSASKIDQKLTPRKISSSSVQKQLSARGDLKKTRRRSLNGDKSTTAHKRWV; from the exons ATGGACGCAGCTGCTAACGGTGACGGAGCTCCGTCTCATCCGTTGTTCGTGTCCGTGACCGGAGTCTCCGCCTCTCGCCGCCGCCTCTCCGCAAGCTTCGTGGAGCGGAGCCGCCCTGTCTCGTCGGAGAAGCCGATGGCGTGGTTATCGCTCCAGGGACGGCTCCTTAACGCCGACGAGGCCAGCTCGGCGAGAACCATTGGCGGCGGCTTAAGCGCCGAACAAGCCCTCGCTTGGAACCTCTTCCCTCCAATCCATAGGTTCCTCGTAGTCGCCGTCATTGGCGCCGCCGTTGCACGCTCCCGGAAAGACCTTCGCATATGTCACCTGGAAAAATCCGTTGAACTAAGG GACCAGGTGCTGTCTAGCATGCAGCAGAAGCTTGACACTCTTTGCGAGTTGGTTAACAATTCTAAAGAATACTCAGCAACGAAAAAGTCGTGTGACAAGGATGTGGAATTGCAATTGAATGAGACTTTTGGAACCGAGAAAGTTAAGCCTGTTGATTGCGGTTGTTGGCACTGTGAACAGCACTCTGCTTTCTTTAATGAT GGTGCCTCAGTTGCTAGAAATTCCGGTGCAAATGAGGTGCTGCAATATAAGACTCCCTTCCCTAATGAGGATCAAGAAGAACGAAGGATGTCTGACATGTCAGATTGGGCGTCAAGTGTTACATCTTCTGCTGATATCCAG TTAAACAATTTGGCTGTAGAACAAGATATTTATAATCTTAGGAAAGATTGTGAAGAGAAGGATATCACAATAAAGGAGCTTACAACGGTGTTAAACTCTAACGAGGTTGCTAATTACAAG AGGATTGCTGAATTAGAAGACATTATACGGAGGAAAAATACAACAAtcacaaaattaaagaaagacATGTCAGTTCTTGAACAAAAG GTTGTGCAGCTTACAAGACTTCGTCGACCCTCCTATTCTCCTAGTGGCTCAAATGATAGTCCGTTGCCGCGTATTATGATAGATAACCTTCTTTATGACATGGAGAGCACCACTAGCTCCTCGTCTTCTGATTCAGATAGTTCCTCTGTTGTCAAAGAATCAAATCTTTCCGCTGAAATTGTCTCGAAACAAGATTCTGCCTCCAAAATTGATCAGAAACTTACACCAAGAAAAATATCCAGCTCATCAG TCCAAAAGCAATTGTCAGCTCGTGGAGACTTGAAAAAGACTAGAAGACGATCTCTTAATGGAGACAAGAGTACGACTGCACACAAGAGATGGGTATAA
- the LOC114185929 gene encoding uncharacterized protein LOC114185929 isoform X2 yields the protein MFGLPITPFTRYTQKILAGLLDQHSIAKNPQALNMVKWMVDYFYNRVQNVITKFSINRHYQSLNEETGGMNDVLYKLYSITGDQRHLLLAHLFDKPCFLGLLAVKANDIANFHANTHIPVVVGSQMRYEVTGDPLYKEIGTFFMDIVNSSHTYATGGTSVDEFWSDPKRIGDTLESTDNEESCTTYNMLKVSRHLFRWTKKVSYADYYERALTNGVLSIQRGTEAGVMIYMLPQGRGVSKAKTGLGWGTKFDSFWCCYGTGIESFSKLGDSIYFEERGKNPTLYIIQYISSFFNWKSGQIIVNQTVVPAVSWDPFLRVTFTFSPAKKNGALSTLNFRLPTWTHKNGAQGVLNNESLSLPTPGNFLSITRKWNAGDKLSLQFPITLRTEAIKDDRSQYASIQAILYGPYLLAGHTTGDWDIKAAPNASIEDWITPIPASYNSHLFYFSQAYANSTYVFTNSKHPIAMRKLPVPGTDLALHATFRVIQGKKSSTKFTTLTDVIGKTIMLEPFDHPGMRVIHQGMEHPLTVADSSSGGSSCVFVVVPGLDGRKETISLESKSHNGCFVHSGLHSGRGVKLSCNSSSDAAFKQSASFIAKRGMSKYDPISFMAKGANKNFLLEPLLAFRDESYTAYFNIKG from the exons ATGTTTGGGCTCCCTATTACACCATTCACAAGGTACACTCAAAAG ATACTGGCTGGTCTTCTGGATCAACATTCTATAGCTAAAAATCCTCAAGCTCTAAATATGGTGAAATGGATGGTAGATTACTTTTACAACAGAGTGCAGAAtgttataacaaaatttagtatAAACAGACACTATCAATCACTGAATGAGGAAACTGGAGGCATGAATGATGTCCTTTACAAGCTATACAGCATAACG GGAGATCAGAGGCATCTACTGTTAGCTCATCTTTTTGACAAGCCATGCTTTTTAGGTTTGCTTGCAGTGAAG GCTAATGATATAGCTAATTTTCATGCTAACACACATATCCCAGTGGTTGTTGGATCTCAAATGCGGTATGAAGTCACTGGTGATCCACTCTATAAG GAAATAGGAACATTCTTTATGGATATTGTTAACTCTTCTCATACTTATGCAACTGGAGGGACATCAGTCGATGAATTTTG GAGTGATCCAAAGAGAATTGGAGACACCCTAGAATCAACCGACAATGAGGAATCATGCACCACTTACAATATGTTGAAG GTTTCACGGCACCTGTTTAGATGGACCAAAAAGGTATCATATGCAGATTATTATGAGCGTGCCTTAACAAATGGTGTATTAAGCATTCAAAGAGGAACAGAAGCTGGAGTGATGATATACATGCTTCCTCAAGGTCGCGGGGTTTCCAAAGCGAAAACTGGCCTTGGTTGGGGAACCAAGTTTGATAGTTTCTGGTGCTGTTATGGAACAG GAATTGAATCATTCTCAAAGCTTGGAGATTCTATCTATTTTGAAGAGAGAGGGAAAAATCCTACTCTCTACATTATCCAGTACATATCAAGCTTCTTCAATTGGAAGTCTGGGCAAATTATTGTTAATCAGACAGTTGTTCCAGCTGTTTCATGGGATCCTTTCCTACGAGTGACATTTACATTTTCTCCAGCTAAG AAAAATGGTGCTTTGTCTACACTTAACTTCAGGCTACCAACTTGGACGCATAAGAATGGTGCACAGGGCGTTTTGAATAATGAGTCTTTATCTCTGCCAACCCCAG GAAATTTTTTGTCTATCACCCGAAAATGGAATGCTGGTGACAAGCTAAGCCTTCAATTTCCGATTACCCTTAGAACTGAGGCCATAAAAG ATGACAGGTCTCAATATGCCTCTATTCAAGCAATTCTTTATGGTCCTTATCTTCTTGCTGGTCACACCACTGGTGATTGGGACATCAAAGCTGCACCAAATGCATCTATAGAAGACTGGATCACTCCAATTCCAGCCAGCTACAACAGTCACTTATTCTATTTTTCCCAAGCCTATGCCAACTCAACTTATGTTTTCACAAACTCCAAGCATCCAATAGCAATGCGGAAACTACCTGTGCCCGGAACTGATTTGGCTCTTCATGCAACTTTTAGAGTTATCCAAGGAAAAAAATCTTCCACAAAGTTTACCACTTTGACAGATGTTATTGGCAAAACAATAATGCTAGAACCGTTTGATCATCCGGGAATGCGAGTGATTCACCAAGGAATGGAGCATCCTCTTACAGTAGCAGACTCTTCCTCTGGTGGCTCCTCTTGTGTTTTTGTTGTGGTTCCAGGATTGGATGGACGAAAGGAAACCATATCTTTGGAATCCAAAAGCCATAATGGTTGCTTTGTGCATAGTGGCTTGCATTCTGGTAGAGGAGTGAAACTCAGTTGCAATTCTTCTTCTGATGCTGCATTTAAACAATCTGCAAGTTTTATTGCCAAAAGAGGAATGAGCAAATATGATCCTATCAGCTTTATGGCCAAAGGAGCAAACAAGAATTTTCTTCTGGAACCGTTATTGGCCTTCAGAGATGAGTCTTATACAGCTTATTTCAACATTAAAGGTTGA
- the LOC114183371 gene encoding DNA damage-repair/toleration protein DRT100-like: MGGAGFMTGMVLLLMALSSGVRSCPPSDRAALLAFRAALHEPHLGIFNSWTGADCCHNWYGVSCDQETHRVADITLRGESEEPIFERAHRTGYMTGYISPAICKLPRLSSIIIADWKGISGEIPRCITTLPFLRIVDFIGNRISGSIPADIGRLQRLTVLNFADNQISGTIPASLANLTSLMHLDLRNNLLSGPIPRNFGSLRMLSRALLSGNRLSGPIPGSVSLIYRLADLDLSRNQLSGLIPESLGKMAVLSTLNLDFNKLSGPIPVSLFSSGISDLNLSRNALQGNIPDAFGPRSYFTALDLSYNNLKGAIPKSVSSASYIGHLDLSHNHLCGKIPLGSPFDHLEASSFVYNDCLCGKPLKPC; the protein is encoded by the coding sequence ATGGGTGGTGCTGGGTTTATGACGGGGATGGTGCTGTTACTCATGGCACTCAGCTCCGGCGTGCGGTCGTGTCCGCCATCCGACAGAGCTGCGCTGCTGGCGTTCAGGGCGGCGCTGCACGAACCCCACCTCGGAATCTTCAACTCGTGGACTGGCGCCGACTGCTGCCACAACTGGTACGGCGTTAGTTGCGACCAGGAGACCCACCGCGTCGCCGACATCACCCTCCGCGGCGAGTCGGAGGAGCCGATCTTCGAGCGAGCTCACCGGACTGGCTACATGACCGGCTACATCTCTCCGGCGATCTGCAAGCTCCCGCGTCTCTCCAGCATCATCATCGCAGACTGGAAGGGAATCTCCGGCGAGATCCCCCGCTGCATCACAACCCTACCGTTCCTCCGCATCGTCGACTTCATCGGAAACCGCATCTCCGGCAGCATCCCCGCAGACATCGGTAGGCTCCAGCGCCTCACGGTGCTCAACTTCGCCGACAACCAAATCTCCGGCACGATCCCGGCGTCGCTCGCGAACCTCACGAGTCTCATGCACTTGGATCTCCGTAACAACCTCCTCTCCGGGCCCATTCCCAGGAACTTCGGTTCTCTTCGAATGCTGAGCAGGGCCTTGCTCAGTGGAAACCGCCTTAGTGGGCCCATCCCGGGCTCTGTTTCACTCATTTACCGTCTGGCAGATCTAGATCTGTCTCGGAACCAACTTTCTGGGCTCATTCCGGAGTCACTGGGTAAAATGGCGGTGCTATCGACGCTGAATTTGGACTTCAACAAACTTTCTGGGCCCATTCCCGTGAGCCTGTTTAGTTCCGGGATCAGTGACCTAAACTTGAGCCGAAACGCATTGCAAGGTAACATACCCGACGCGTTTGGGCCAAGATCTTATTTCACTGCTCTCGATCTGTCCTACAATAATCTGAAAGGGGCCATACCCAAATCCGTATCCTCTGCTTCCTACATTGGACACTTGGATTTGAGTCACAACCATCTCTGTGGCAAGATTCCCCTTGGATCTCCCTTCGATCATCTCGAAGCGTCGTCGTTTGTCTACAACGATTGCCTCTGCGGGAAGCCACTCAAACCTTGCTAA
- the LOC114185929 gene encoding uncharacterized protein LOC114185929 isoform X1, which produces MLSVGRWMAFVFAFVAIVLWGCAEGKECTNNIAQSHTYRYQLLTSTNETWNIISHYKLAPKDEHNHVLSDLLPRKLLKEEHQHDWDVMLRKTEKVSVLKPPHQDFLKEVSLHDVRLHEGSVHGRAQQTNLEYLLMLDVDRLLWSFRKTSGLPTPGTPYGGWEDPKIELRGHFVGHYLSASALMWASTHNDILKKKMTALVANLAICQEKIGTGYLSAFPSEFFDRFEATEHVWAPYYTIHKILAGLLDQHSIAKNPQALNMVKWMVDYFYNRVQNVITKFSINRHYQSLNEETGGMNDVLYKLYSITGDQRHLLLAHLFDKPCFLGLLAVKANDIANFHANTHIPVVVGSQMRYEVTGDPLYKEIGTFFMDIVNSSHTYATGGTSVDEFWSDPKRIGDTLESTDNEESCTTYNMLKVSRHLFRWTKKVSYADYYERALTNGVLSIQRGTEAGVMIYMLPQGRGVSKAKTGLGWGTKFDSFWCCYGTGIESFSKLGDSIYFEERGKNPTLYIIQYISSFFNWKSGQIIVNQTVVPAVSWDPFLRVTFTFSPAKKNGALSTLNFRLPTWTHKNGAQGVLNNESLSLPTPGNFLSITRKWNAGDKLSLQFPITLRTEAIKDDRSQYASIQAILYGPYLLAGHTTGDWDIKAAPNASIEDWITPIPASYNSHLFYFSQAYANSTYVFTNSKHPIAMRKLPVPGTDLALHATFRVIQGKKSSTKFTTLTDVIGKTIMLEPFDHPGMRVIHQGMEHPLTVADSSSGGSSCVFVVVPGLDGRKETISLESKSHNGCFVHSGLHSGRGVKLSCNSSSDAAFKQSASFIAKRGMSKYDPISFMAKGANKNFLLEPLLAFRDESYTAYFNIKG; this is translated from the exons ATGTTGTCTGTTGG GAGGTGGATGGCTTTTGTATTTGCTTTTGTTGCAATTGTGCTGTGGGGTTGCGCTGAGGGTAAAGAGTGCACAAACAATATTGCTCAATCACATACTTACCGTTACCAGTTATTAACATCAACGAATGAAACTTGGAACATAATCTCGCATTATAAATTGGCTCCAAAGGATGAACATAACCACGTTTTGTCTGATTTGCTACCAAGGAAGTTGTTGAAAGAGGAACACCAACATGATTGGGATGTGATGTTGAGAAAAACTGAGAAAGTGAGTGTCTTGAAGCCACCCCACCAAGATTTTCTGAAAGAAGTGTCTCTGCATGATGTGAGATTACATGAGGGTTCAGTCCATGGTCGGGCACAACAGACAAACTTAGAATATCTGTTGATGTTGGATGTGGACAGGTTACTCTGGAGCTTTAGGAAAACATCTGGTCTTCCAACTCCTGGAACACCATATGGAGGGTGGGAAGATCCAAAAATAGAGCTTCGAGGTCATTTTGTTG GGCACTACTTGAGTGCATCAGCTTTAATGTGGGCCAGCACACATAATGATatcttgaagaagaaaatgacaGCCCTTGTTGCCAATCTCGCAATCTGTCAAGAGAAAATTGGTACAGGATATCTCTCTGCATTTCCATCTGAATTTTTTGACCGATTTGAAGCTACTGAGCATGTTTGGGCTCCCTATTACACCATTCACAAG ATACTGGCTGGTCTTCTGGATCAACATTCTATAGCTAAAAATCCTCAAGCTCTAAATATGGTGAAATGGATGGTAGATTACTTTTACAACAGAGTGCAGAAtgttataacaaaatttagtatAAACAGACACTATCAATCACTGAATGAGGAAACTGGAGGCATGAATGATGTCCTTTACAAGCTATACAGCATAACG GGAGATCAGAGGCATCTACTGTTAGCTCATCTTTTTGACAAGCCATGCTTTTTAGGTTTGCTTGCAGTGAAG GCTAATGATATAGCTAATTTTCATGCTAACACACATATCCCAGTGGTTGTTGGATCTCAAATGCGGTATGAAGTCACTGGTGATCCACTCTATAAG GAAATAGGAACATTCTTTATGGATATTGTTAACTCTTCTCATACTTATGCAACTGGAGGGACATCAGTCGATGAATTTTG GAGTGATCCAAAGAGAATTGGAGACACCCTAGAATCAACCGACAATGAGGAATCATGCACCACTTACAATATGTTGAAG GTTTCACGGCACCTGTTTAGATGGACCAAAAAGGTATCATATGCAGATTATTATGAGCGTGCCTTAACAAATGGTGTATTAAGCATTCAAAGAGGAACAGAAGCTGGAGTGATGATATACATGCTTCCTCAAGGTCGCGGGGTTTCCAAAGCGAAAACTGGCCTTGGTTGGGGAACCAAGTTTGATAGTTTCTGGTGCTGTTATGGAACAG GAATTGAATCATTCTCAAAGCTTGGAGATTCTATCTATTTTGAAGAGAGAGGGAAAAATCCTACTCTCTACATTATCCAGTACATATCAAGCTTCTTCAATTGGAAGTCTGGGCAAATTATTGTTAATCAGACAGTTGTTCCAGCTGTTTCATGGGATCCTTTCCTACGAGTGACATTTACATTTTCTCCAGCTAAG AAAAATGGTGCTTTGTCTACACTTAACTTCAGGCTACCAACTTGGACGCATAAGAATGGTGCACAGGGCGTTTTGAATAATGAGTCTTTATCTCTGCCAACCCCAG GAAATTTTTTGTCTATCACCCGAAAATGGAATGCTGGTGACAAGCTAAGCCTTCAATTTCCGATTACCCTTAGAACTGAGGCCATAAAAG ATGACAGGTCTCAATATGCCTCTATTCAAGCAATTCTTTATGGTCCTTATCTTCTTGCTGGTCACACCACTGGTGATTGGGACATCAAAGCTGCACCAAATGCATCTATAGAAGACTGGATCACTCCAATTCCAGCCAGCTACAACAGTCACTTATTCTATTTTTCCCAAGCCTATGCCAACTCAACTTATGTTTTCACAAACTCCAAGCATCCAATAGCAATGCGGAAACTACCTGTGCCCGGAACTGATTTGGCTCTTCATGCAACTTTTAGAGTTATCCAAGGAAAAAAATCTTCCACAAAGTTTACCACTTTGACAGATGTTATTGGCAAAACAATAATGCTAGAACCGTTTGATCATCCGGGAATGCGAGTGATTCACCAAGGAATGGAGCATCCTCTTACAGTAGCAGACTCTTCCTCTGGTGGCTCCTCTTGTGTTTTTGTTGTGGTTCCAGGATTGGATGGACGAAAGGAAACCATATCTTTGGAATCCAAAAGCCATAATGGTTGCTTTGTGCATAGTGGCTTGCATTCTGGTAGAGGAGTGAAACTCAGTTGCAATTCTTCTTCTGATGCTGCATTTAAACAATCTGCAAGTTTTATTGCCAAAAGAGGAATGAGCAAATATGATCCTATCAGCTTTATGGCCAAAGGAGCAAACAAGAATTTTCTTCTGGAACCGTTATTGGCCTTCAGAGATGAGTCTTATACAGCTTATTTCAACATTAAAGGTTGA